One Peterkaempfera bronchialis DNA window includes the following coding sequences:
- a CDS encoding PP2C family protein-serine/threonine phosphatase, with product MTLVLRFAAGSHTGMIREHNEDSGYAGPRLLAVADGMGGQAAGEVASAEVLATLVKLDDDIPGADLLSLLGDSVQQANDRLRLMVEEDPQLEGMGCTLTAMLWTGQRMGMVHIGDSRAYLLRDGTLSQITQDHTWVQRLIDEGRITEEEAGAHPQRSLLMRALDGRGQAEPDLSIREVRAGDRYLICSDGLSGVVSHQTLEETLGSYYSPQQTVQELIQLALRGGGPDNITCIVADVLDVGDSDTMAGQVSDTPVVVGAVADGPPTMTEHMLHTPAGRAAGLGRPAPQQGDDGDPDGFGEFGPAEGYGGYDLEKPDRRKRGKGAKWFKRSLILVVALGLVGGGGYVGWRWTQKQFYVGAKGDHVAVFRGLNQNFAGLDLSQVYKDYPAIELKYLSQLQQDQVNSTIAVDNVDAALAKVQKLGDQAAVCRKVAQGAVPSAEASPAPLPSTTPEPSATGTTTTSAAYVQRPAAHPAATASGSPRPASGPSSGSAKPTLTAQEQELAKSCTQ from the coding sequence ATGACCCTCGTGCTGCGCTTCGCCGCCGGATCGCACACCGGAATGATCCGGGAGCACAACGAGGACTCCGGCTACGCCGGGCCACGGCTGCTCGCCGTGGCCGACGGCATGGGCGGCCAGGCCGCCGGTGAGGTCGCCTCCGCCGAAGTGCTCGCCACCCTGGTCAAGCTGGACGACGACATCCCCGGCGCCGACCTGCTCTCGCTGCTCGGAGACTCCGTCCAGCAGGCCAACGACCGGCTGCGGCTGATGGTCGAGGAGGACCCCCAGCTGGAGGGCATGGGGTGCACCCTCACCGCCATGCTCTGGACCGGCCAGCGCATGGGCATGGTCCACATCGGCGACTCCCGGGCCTATCTGCTGCGCGACGGCACCCTCAGCCAGATCACCCAGGACCACACCTGGGTGCAGCGGCTGATCGACGAGGGCCGGATCACCGAGGAGGAGGCCGGCGCCCACCCGCAGCGGTCGCTGCTGATGCGCGCGCTCGACGGCCGGGGCCAGGCCGAGCCCGATCTGTCGATCCGCGAGGTGCGGGCCGGCGACCGCTATCTGATCTGCTCCGACGGCCTCTCCGGCGTGGTCAGCCACCAGACCCTCGAAGAGACCCTGGGAAGCTACTACTCCCCGCAGCAGACCGTGCAGGAGCTGATCCAGCTCGCGCTGCGCGGCGGCGGCCCGGACAACATCACCTGCATTGTCGCCGACGTCCTGGACGTCGGCGACAGCGACACCATGGCCGGGCAGGTCAGCGACACCCCGGTGGTCGTCGGCGCGGTCGCGGACGGCCCGCCGACCATGACCGAGCACATGCTGCACACCCCCGCCGGGCGGGCGGCCGGGCTCGGCCGCCCCGCCCCGCAGCAGGGCGACGACGGCGACCCGGACGGGTTCGGCGAGTTCGGCCCCGCCGAGGGCTACGGCGGCTACGACCTGGAGAAGCCGGACCGCCGCAAGCGCGGCAAGGGCGCCAAGTGGTTCAAGCGGTCACTGATCCTGGTCGTCGCGCTGGGCCTGGTGGGCGGCGGCGGGTACGTCGGCTGGCGCTGGACCCAGAAGCAGTTCTACGTCGGCGCCAAGGGGGACCATGTCGCGGTCTTCCGCGGCCTCAACCAGAACTTCGCCGGACTCGACCTCTCCCAGGTCTACAAGGACTACCCGGCGATCGAACTCAAGTACCTGTCGCAGCTCCAGCAGGACCAGGTGAACAGCACCATCGCGGTGGACAACGTGGACGCCGCCCTGGCCAAGGTGCAGAAGCTCGGCGACCAGGCGGCCGTCTGCCGGAAGGTGGCCCAGGGCGCCGTCCCGTCCGCCGAGGCGAGCCCCGCCCCCCTGCCCAGCACGACCCCGGAGCCCAGCGCCACCGGAACCACCACCACATCCGCCGCGTATGTGCAGAGGCCGGCGGCGCATCCCGCCGCCACCGCCAGCGGAAGTCCACGGCCCGCCTCGGGACCGTCGTCAGGCAGTGCCAAGCCGACCCTGACCGCCCAGGAGCAGGAACTGGCGAAGTCGTGCACTCAGTAG